From the genome of Polyangiaceae bacterium, one region includes:
- a CDS encoding DNA-3-methyladenine glycosylase: MPDLDALQQADASVAKLFETPVVGLAQRLVGSFLVRRTRLGWVGGRIVETEAYRGPEDQAAHSRNGRRTPRTEVMFGPAGHAYMFFVYGMHWNFNVVAGPRGRPHAVLIRALEPLWGLQQMSRRRGLEPEDAALTNGPGKLCQALGLDGSHYGCDLSEGELRVLPGAKVRVSRSPRVGIDYAGEWAARPWRFCDPASRYLSRAPRERGRLGRT, encoded by the coding sequence GTGCCGGATCTTGACGCGCTGCAGCAAGCCGATGCGAGCGTGGCGAAATTGTTCGAAACCCCCGTCGTTGGCCTGGCCCAGCGCCTCGTCGGCAGCTTCTTGGTTCGACGCACCCGCTTGGGCTGGGTGGGGGGTCGCATCGTCGAGACTGAGGCGTATCGCGGTCCCGAGGACCAAGCGGCGCACAGCCGCAACGGGCGAAGGACGCCGCGCACTGAGGTCATGTTTGGGCCTGCGGGTCACGCCTACATGTTCTTTGTCTACGGAATGCACTGGAACTTCAACGTCGTGGCCGGTCCGCGGGGGCGGCCTCACGCCGTCTTGATCCGAGCGCTGGAACCGCTTTGGGGGCTGCAGCAGATGAGTCGACGACGCGGTTTGGAACCGGAAGACGCGGCACTGACCAACGGCCCGGGAAAGCTGTGCCAGGCCCTTGGCCTCGACGGATCTCACTACGGCTGCGACCTCTCGGAAGGTGAGTTGCGTGTCCTGCCGGGCGCAAAGGTCCGCGTGAGCCGAAGCCCCCGCGTCGGCATCGACTACGCGGGGGAGTGGGCAGCTCGCCCCTGGCGATTCTGCGATCCCGCCAGTCGCTACCTATCCCGAGCCCCGCGAGAGCGAGGTAGGCTGGGCCGGACATGA